CAGGGAGtcgggggggcggggacagggtCCCTGGAATGGGGATGCGGAGGTGAGGAATAGGGACCCGGAGAGGGATGAGGGCCGGCCAGGTCTGGGCAGGCCAGAGTAGAGGCGCTAGTATCTGCTACTGATGAGAGAAAGATCTGGGGTCTCCGCCAGAGAGTGCCGAGGGGTAGAGGACCGGGCTGGGCCGCGGGGATCGGGGACCCGGGATCTGGAAACAGTCCTCTCGGGGTGCGACCTGTGGCCAGAAAGGAGCCTCCCCTACACCGACTCCTGTTCCTCACCGGTCAGCAGACCTCAGGGCCGGTATGGCGCCGCTCAGTTCTGTCAGGGGCTCCGCAGCTGCCGGGAGCCGAGCGATCCCAGGCCCCAAACCCGCAACGCCCGGACCGACCCGGGCCGATCCACTTCCGGCttcctccacctctgcctccGCCTCCTCCGGCTCCCCGCCCCGTCCCCCGCGCGCGTCACAGCCCGGGCGCGCCGCCGGCTCCCTGCGCAGGGCCTCACGGGACTGGTAGTTCGAGACTGTCCCGCGGTGCTTTcctcatggggtggggggaaattgACTACAACTCCCAGAGGGCAGCACGGCCGCAGCAGCGGGCACTTCAGTTCCCAGGAAGACCCGGGCCTTCGGGCGGAAGTGGCGGGACCCGAAGGCTTTGGAAGGCCGGAGTGGGCGTCGCGGGGGTTTGCACCGACTGGCTCGTTATCGGCGCTCCTGCATCTGCCCACCTCCTCCGCACCCTGCTCCGGGTCGTCATGAAGGACTCGCTGGTGCTGCTGGCCCGCGTCCCGGCACACCCGGACTCCCGCTGCTGGTTCTTGGCCTGGAACCCCGCGGGAACCTTGCTGGCGTCGTGCGGTGGTGACCGTAGAGTCCGCATCTGGGGAACAGAAGGTCTGTCCCGGCCTCGCTGCGCGACCCTTGCTGCCGTGGGTTCCGCGTGCGCGTAATGTGGGTGCCGGGCTTAGGGAGTGCGCAGCCTTTGGGGCAAGCCGACCCTGAATGGGGTTACAGGctaaaggggaggagggagaggccgCCTTCAAGTTGGCCACTCTGGGAAAGACTTTTTGGGCAAAGGAGTCGGCAAGTATTGGAAGCAAAAACGTCAGTAGGCTGGAACTGTCGAGGGGATTGTGATAATTGCTGAGGCcggaaagggagaagagaagggtggTAGGAATGTATCGTGCAGAGTAATTTGCTACACAGGGTGAAGTTTAAATTTTATCCTGAGAGCATTTGGGAGCCATTGACAGTTTTAAATCAGGAAGGTGACTCCTCAGATTTGTTTTATAAGGATGCCTCCAAAGGAAGTAGAGGAAGTTACAGCTTTCTGAAAGCATGTTGTTAAATATGCCTGTTGAGCCCAGCATGGCTCCCGCACTAGCCCTTATTATCTAACGGCATTGACAGTGCTTCTGCACGTTCTAGTGCACCCAGCTCCAGAGACTGGCCTGTCCTCTGCTTTTAGGTGACAGCTGGATCTGCAAATCTGTCCTTTCCGAAGGCCACCAGCGCACTGTGCGGAAGGTGGCCTGGTCTCCCTGTGGCAATTACCTAGCCTCTGCCAGTTTCGATGCTACCACGTGCATTTGGAAAAAGAACCAGGATGACTTTGAGGTAACCAGGCTGGATGGGAGCAGGATTGTTGCCTTTTTGCTCCCTAGGGCTGTTTCGGGAACCTGAGCCAACCTGGACTAGCTGGGCTATACCCATGTGAAGAATCCCAGGGGTCTCAGCTGTTTGAttcttgtctctcttcccttttcacaGTGTGTAACGACTCTGGAGGGCCATGAAAATGAGGTCAAGTCAGTGGCCTGGGCTCCTTCTGGCAACCTCCTTGCCACCTGCAGCCGAGATAAGAGTGTGTGGGTCTGGGAAGGTGAGTCTAGGTCCTTCCAGACGCAGTTGCAAGCCAGTGAACAGACTCTATATCCCTGACAGGGTCAGCTGGTgggctccttttttttcccccctcccacagtTGATGAAGAAGATGAGTATGAATGTGTCAGTGTCCTCAACTCTCATACACAGGATGTCAAGCATGTGGTTTGGCACCCAAGCCAAGAGGTAAGTGTGAGGTGAGCTATCTCGTTGGGAAGAAATTTCGGTGTGGAGTGTTATGCCcagccttcctttcctcttcagcCTCAACCTGGCTTTTATGGGGGATCTCTATCTGTGgctaaaagtatttttaatccCTTTATAGAGACAGATCCCTGGGACTGTCCTAGCTGGGAGAGATCTTGGAAATAGGCACTTCCTGAGCCACAGAGACAAGTgctgtgttccctctctcccccacacccccagctgTTAGCCTCTGCCAGCTATGATGACACAGTGAAGCTCTACCGGGAGGAAGAGGATGATTGGGTATGCTATGCCACCCTTGAAGGCCATGAATCCACGGTGTGGAGCTTAGCCTTTGACCCCAGTGGCCAGCGCCTGGCGTCTTGCAGTGATGACCGTACTGTGCGTATCTGGCGCCAGTATCTACCAAACAACGAGCAAGGTGAGGGGCCAGAGAGCTAAAGGAGACTCCTCTTTCGTGCGGTTTATAGTCTACTAAGGGTCTGAGACATATAGATGAGTCACAGCAAATTGGGGTAGAAAGGGCATGTGCCACAAGAGGGCTCCCGAGTGAGTACTGGCAGAATCAGGGAAGACTGTGGAAGAGGAGCCATTTCATCTGAATTTGAAAGTATACAGGACTTTAACACGAGGAATTTAGCATGAGAATTCTGGGTGAATACAGAACAACATGAGCAAAGGCATTGAAGGCGTAAAAGCCTAGATTTATGTCAGGAACCCTGATTCCTTTAGATGGAGGATAGGGTGTAAAGGATTCTGGGAGAAATAAGGCAGGTTGGGTGGCTGGTTGGTGGCCTTAAAAGACAGGCCAACTAGTCAGACATAGTCCGTagcaaaaagtttttaaaaaacaggacaTTTCCTTCTCAGCATTCTGGAAAAACCCCTGTCTGGCCACAGTATGTAAGGCGGATCAGTAAGGATGGGGACAGAGGAACGAAAATGAGGTCTCAGATTGAAGGTGGGGGTAAGGGAGGGCAGACTAGGATCTCCTCCCCTGAGATGCCCGGGACACAGACATGTCTTAGGCTCAAGAGAAGTCTGTTGTGCAGGGGTGGCATGCAGCGGCTCTGACCCCAGCTGGAAATGTATCTGCACTTTGTCAGGCTTCCACTCCAGGACCATTTACGACGTTGCTTGGTAAGACCTCCATCCCCACATCCGCCCATTTGGAGAGATTTTAGAGAAGTCAAGACCCCGTGCGTCTCTCTACCACCTTTGAGAGTACATGGAAATGGAGACCAGccactttcatttattcaaatcgGGCAGACTGTCTAGCTCAGAGCTGGCTGGCCTGAGGTTCACAGGAGCCGGGAACAGACTTACAGACCCAGGCCTGTACCTATGTTAACATCTAGGCTGTGAGGGCAGCACCAGCCTTGTGGTAGGGGTGGGTATGGGGGGTGGTCACGGCATCATACCatccagaaatatttattcttaaaattgggACTCATGGCTGGGGTTTTTATGGTTGGTAACACTGACTCTACCCTTATGGAGTCTAGAAAAGCCATACCATTCATCTAGGAGAGTCCGTCAGAGGGCAGTTCTGGCCATAACTATCTGTCTGTAGGAAAAAATCCTAAGCAATGAAAAGAGTCGATGTGCATCTAAGCTTTATTTATATTAGCAAACGTTTGGGAATAACGAAAGTGACCTTAAATAAAGTATGGTGAAGTTCAGTGCCCTAGtactgttcaaaaaaaaatggttaagaataGCTCACGACAAGGGAAACTGCTTAGGCTAAGTGAAGAAAGTGCAGCTCAGAATCGTGGAGTTTTGGGGTTGACCGGGGAAACCCAACCTAGATGGCAGCACTTGAATTCAGGGGGGACAGATTTGTGGCTGTGGTTAGTTAGGGAAGCTTTTCAGTAATAGGCGTTTAGCTGAGGCCTGCAGTTTGGGAAGAGCTGGCCAAGGACTGTAGAACCAATCTCTTGTGCCTAATTTGCCAAGGGGGGGATGGAGGAGCCACTTGCATACTCACTGATGCACATGTTCCTCTCAGGTGTCAGCTGACAGGGGCCCTGGCCACAGCTTGTGGGGATGATGCCATCCGTGTGTTTGAGGAGGATCCCAGCTCAGATCCACAGCAGCCCACCTTCTCCCTGACAGCCCACTTGCCTCAGGCCCACTCCCAGGATGTCAATTGTGTGGCCTGGAACCCTAAGGAGCAGGGGCTCCTGGCCTCCTGCAGTGACGACGGGGAGGTGGCCTTCTGGAAGTATCAGCGACCAGAAGGCATCTGAGCTACCTTCACCTTGGAGAGCTACCTTGACCTTGGACAGAATCATGGCTTCCCAGAAAATGCCGTAAGACTTTCCCAGCCCCAAGAGGACCTAGAAAAGCATCCTTGACCTTCGCTTAACTTGGCTCTCTTCCATTCACACTTGGGTAGAAGTACAGAGTCACAGAACTGCTCACTCTCCCCATCCTTTGACATGGGACCCTTGGTAAAGAGCTACAGAACATCCGGTGCATTGTGGTCGTGCCACAGATCTTGCTTGCTTGAGGGCAGTGTTAAGTTCTGGGGGATGAATATAGTATTTATAATCACCTTATCTCTATGTAGAAAGGATGCCTCTTAGGCCTTTCAGAAATTGGAAGCTTTGTAGAAATAGGTCATCTGAGTCCCAAGTCCAATTTTATAAGGACATTCACAATTTAAAAGAAGTCCATGGTGAGTCCTTTTCTGAAATTGGTCCTGCCTTCCTGATTTCTGGGTAATCCTTACAGATAAGACGTTCAAATCAAGATTGAAGGAAACTTTTTAACGTAGGCTGGTTTAGGGGAAGATACACTTCTGCTTTCTCTTAGAAACCCTCGTGTATCTTCTGTGCCATATGCTGTGGTGGCAActgaaaatgctgaaaaataaatgaagacatgaaCACTAGAAGTTATTATTGGCTAGGCTGTACATTCTCAGTGGGGCTAAAAATTAGTTTCTgaaaattttagcaaaaaaaatcTAAGAGACCGTTTGTGACCCTCTTAAAGGGCCACCAGTTATTAAATTTTCATGGCGGGGGCAAGTAGGAAAAAGATGGCTAATAAGGCTCATTGGAGGCATAATGAAAAAGGGTAGAGAAGAACTCCATAGGCAATCAGTTCTTCAGTGTCACCCAGGTTGTCTTCTGCAAGTCACTTCCAAATGGGTTTTGACTTGAGGACCATCCTCAGAGCTACAGCCTTCGCCTGATTTTTTACACCACGAAAATTATGACCTTAGACTTGAAAACACACCTGAGGTAACACCTAGCACAATAGCTCTCAGAGTGTGGTCCCAAGAGCCTTTCAGGAGATCTGAGAGGTCAGCTGTTGGCACCTTGGCAGGAATAAAGGCAGCGGCAGCCAATACCAGTGGTCATGGTCTTCAGCCGCCTTGCTCTCCTGgtaaaaaaaatactggtaaCCTCACTTAAGAAATATCCTGGATAGAACCAATAAAAAGTTTGTTAAATCTTGACCCCTAAGAATGAGCTAATATTCTGACAGTGGAAAGCATGATAAAGCCATTCTGTACACTGAAGGTGGTCTTGACAAAAAGTTGTACAGTTGAGTTACAAGCTGAATTAGGTCTTCATGGCATACCATTTTTACTCGAACTAGCAAATTGTTATTTAGAATTGGCTATTTGGCAGACATTTGCTGGGAAACAGATGGAATGAGACTTTCACTTCAAGGGAAACTGAGTGTTGCCAGTGAAAAAATAGAGCTCTCAAGCAAAAATGAGACTTGTATTGCCACCATGAACTTGACATCTTCCCAACACTTAAGACTTTTCTGATTAGATTGGTGGTACTAACAGATGTGATTTGTATGATGAAACGTGTCATTTGGAAGATTTGCCTAAGTCCACGAAccaacatttttcaaatgagtcAGGCGCGATGTCACGAAATCATTCGTGGGTAAGAGATTCATTCAAAACGGGTTTTAACAATAGAGGACAAAAAGTTTATTACCGATgaggtttcagattccacactgcCTTTAAAAAACTCACTTGCAGAGTCTCGCTGTAGTATCTAGTAGCCGATCGCCTGAAAGGCTTGAAAAGCCCCTCCCTTTTCTGACTTTATGTCTGTATAAAATCAGCTTTACGTCATTTCACTTCAACTCAAAACAATATACAAAATTGTAGAAACAGCTATGAGAATGTCTTCCATTAAACCAGACATTAAAGATCTGtaagggtgcctcggtggctgtcggttaagcatctgtccaactcttgattttagttcaggtcatgatttcacagttcgtgggattgagcaccccccccccccccacacacactgcgCTCTGCACAGACAcagagccagcttgagattccctctcttcctctctgtccctctcccacttgcattctctcaaaataaaaaaaaataaaaataattgtagaaGTGTAAAATGCAGTCTTCTCCCTGGATTTGTTTTGGAAGGTAgttttcataaaaaattatttttaaatgcattttgttttaatctttagtATAGTAAAGGTCGATAGATGATAAAATTTCTTTGGGGTTCTTAATTTATTTGTAGTGTAAAAGGGGTCCTAAAGTCATATTATTTGAAAACTACTGGTTTAGAGAAACTGAAAATTATCTCTAATTTTATGCACATTTATTCCTAAAGAACAGAAGGCAAGAATTTGAAGAGGAAAATTTGTAAATCTAAGATCACAAAATTGCTTTACCAAGACTGGGCCCCACCCAGCTGGTGCATTTTAATCCCCTTTTTCTGCTACTGCCTCCTTAAGGGAGGGGAAACTGCAGATCGTGAGAGACTAACATTCAGTGTTAATTCCCACAGTAGTGCTGATATCTGGGTAACAACTGAGGTAGTAGACAAGGGCATAAATCTGACCAAAGAGAAGCTATCTCACATTGATCCCTCCCTCACACTGACTAAAATCGCTGTGGGTGACAGCCCAGCTAAACAGTAGCCTTATCCTCTACAGGTATTCATTATAAGCAAGTTCAAtggctaaaaaaaacaaaaacaaaaaaaaaaacaccatcgTTTTGGCCAAGGGCCTTAGGTAGACAAAAGAAACATTCCTTTGGAAACACTGCAAAGACAAGTGGTTTCTCCAAGTTATTTTATTAGAATGTTTGACAAAAGGAACTACACAGAACATGGCTAAAAATGCTGTACACAGTTTATGCTTGACAGTTACGGGACACCTGCAGACACTGGATCCCAAGTCTAGATGGCAAGGTAACAAGAGGGCAAAGTAGAGGAGGGGGGCCGGGACAGTACCTGCACTGACTGGCCAGACCTCACACGAACAGATCCGGTCCCCACAGGACTGTACATCTTCCTGATTCAGGTGCaactcttctctcctctttgcaAGAGTTAAGTGCCTCTGGACTCAGTCGGAATCACTGTCTGTCTCCGCTTCTTTCACATCCACGCTGAATTTGTATTCCTGGTCACATCCCATGTAAGCATCACTCATGAAATACAGAGTGTAGTTGTGGGCGCCAGTGGCTGGGGCCACAAAGTCAAGCTTCACCTACAGAGAGCAGAAGAAATCCAGGTGAGCATGAATGCAGTGAGGGAAGAATTCTCACCCTGACCCCAGCTCAGAACAAATGCCAGGGCCAGCATACACTCACCTTGGCCTTCTGCTGCAAGGTCAGCCTCTTGATGGAGATGAGGCTATTGGACTTGGCATCGCCGATCACTACCCACCAGCCCTCTTCACGTTTCTGCAGTGACCAAAAGCCAAGAATTTCGGCACGTAAAACTTGACGGCCATGAGACCATAGGAATGATtataaaagcaggaaagaaaagccCAGATAGAAAGCTTTCTAAAATTTCCTCAATTTGTTATAACTAAGATTTCAAAACTATCGAAAGGTATCTCAAATGAACTCCACTTTTAAGTAGCAAATGAACTCATTGTGGGTTCTGGctcatttccttatttgttcCAGAacgtcttctcccattcagtcctTGTCACTGAATCCAAGATTCCACTATTAGAGATCTAGCCTTTGTGGCCAGGCAGCTGGGTTCTCAGAGATCCTTTTTAAGTAAACACATGTGTGAGATAAGCAAAACATGTTAACATGGAGACAAGCTGCCgacagagaggatccaaagcaggccttgCCTCTAATGAAAGCCTCTCTGCTGGGCATTCCTGTCAGAAAGCCCAGGTGTTGGTTTAAAGCACTCTTTCCCCAGAGCCTATTAACtagtttgtaaaataaaacattacaacaTATCCGGTTTCTGCTTTCAGTCTTCAATTATTCTCTCATATAAGGGATCAGACTTTTTTTCTGGTGGTAAAGAACCAAGTAACTAGAAGCAGAGtgaggggtagtgagagaggagagagaagaaacgGACTGGAAAAACCCAAGTATCCCAgagccatttaaaaacaaatgcatctTAACAGTCATAGAGAATGACAATACTGTAGAAGTGATGTCTTTAACAATGATCAGTCACCTACTaaattgttttaaagcaaaaaacaatcaacaaaaccaccCATGGCCCCAAGATTAATTCTCAGCTTTGTGTCTTGTCATTACTCTAAATTTCCCTTCCCCAGTGACAATGTGCCCTTGAACTCTGTACTCTAGCCAATGGCTAAGGCCTCCAGAAGGCACCTCATACCGCTACTTAAAAACGGAGTTGGAGATTCCTTTTGAccatttaaaaatcttagttATATCAAACTGTCTTTCACAGGGACATTTCAAAAAGCTTTctattgggtttttgtttttggccagCTATGAAAACACACCTGTGGAAAGAGAGGTGCTATCACAGGGCCCGTGACCTCCTCCTCTCGCTCCAGCTGCACCAGCACCACAACTGGCCCGCCACTGTGGGAGAAGAGTAGGGCAGCACATCAGCAACGTGGCAGTGGGGTCAGAGCGCACTGTCATGTTGTACCCAGCAGGGACCCTGGGGCAGGGCACCCGGCTGACCATGGCTCACCTGCGGATGCTGTCCTTATCCACCACTTCATAAGACAGCTCGATATTAGGGTAGCGGTTGCAGAAACGGGCCACGTCCGCGATCTGGCTGTCAGACAGCTGAAGCAACGCATTTCGTTCTTCATCTTCCATCTCCATGATGTCAAAAACACTCTCTACTCCCTGCAGTGCATATTCAGAGGTCAGGGAAGGAGAACACATACTAACGGCAAACGAAACCTGGCTCCAAACAACTGCTGGTTCAACTCCTATGCTATCAGATCATCTAAATACACGATTTCAGAAAGAACACAGCCCACAACTGTCCAATCGTCAGGCTCCCTAGTACCTCAATACGTGACACCCTCAGGGGAACCAGAACTAGAACCCCCCCTGTACTGTGACTCCCCTCCCACAACCGTCACAAGTCCCCTCCTTCCCCTAGAAACTTGGCTCAGCCACCCAACAATCCGGGTCCAGATTCAGCTCACCTTGTCTGTACAACGTTTAATATGCTCTGAGGTGAAGTGTGGCAGCTGTTTCAGGTATGAGTCCTTGGACCACATGGCTTGGGTGACCATCTGGGCCAGCTCCATAGCTGCCAGAGCAGGGCTAAGCCACCCATTGCTGGAAAGGACATCCACACAGGCCTGGATGAGCCGGATTGCCTGAATCGAGACAGGAGTACAGGACAAGGTAGGGTTGGAACCACTACTTCACAGGCCACCACTGGCCCCTCCACACCCGCACCCGCACCCACGCTATACCTTGCTAAGAATTTCCTCAGTATCCGACTGCAGCTCGGCACTCAGCTGCATGCGGGACAGGTGAGCTTGCAGAAGCAGGTTGGTCTTGACATGTGGGTCATTGAATTTAGGATTATTCAGCTTATGGGGGACCTTCTGAGCCAACTGGAGAGTGGAAGAAAAATAGCTGGTGGTGAACAGGTGACCCTGCCTGAGAACAGCTCTCAGGCCCAAAGTACCACCTGCCCCAAGCTCACAACCCTTCAAAACAGAAGTGTGGGTGATGTGTTAGGATCTTCCTGTGGTGACAAGGACAACATGTGCTCTGGGCACACAGGCCAAGTTTCAACTCTAAAGATGTCCTCCTGAATCCAAGATGCCCTCACCTGCCGCAGGAGGTTATCTTCATGGTGCCGGATGGGAATGTTCTCGTACTCCGCCGCATTGGAGATGATTTCAATAAGCCCTCGCACCTTGGTCTTGGCATTCAGGGACATGCTGAAGAGCTCTGACAgccaaagagaaggagaaacgGGAGGAGTCAAACGCAGGTAGAAAAGGAGCAGGCAGGAGAGTTAACTGGATTACTCCTCCCGACCCTATGATACATCCCTGGAATGTGCTTCCAGGGCACTGGAAGCCCTGTGCTCTCTCATCCCAGTGGGCTGCAGACCCCTGCATAAGGCTTCTTTAGCTTGGGCTCCCCAGACACAGCCCCTGCCGGCCCCTCACCAATGGTGGTGTAGTTGATGTAATAGTAAGCAGCGATCATGCCCAGGTTCAGAGGTGCCACATCCATTTCATCCTCAATGCTGATGCACTTGGACTGCTCTAAGTCACTCAGGGTCTGCTCCACAAGTTCGGACAAGTGGTCAGACAGGTGACGATGGGAGATCCCTGCAAAggtgagagagaagtggggagtcACAGGGAGACTGGCCGGCAAGGTCTATGAGCCACAAAAGGATACCGTGCTCCAAAGTCCACTGACCCTGCAGGTTGTAATAATTGGGGTTCTGTGTCATGCGGCGGTACAGAAAGGTCCAGGTGAGGTAGTCCACAGCATCCTGCTTGTTCTCAATGGTCTTGGTGACAATCTCAGCATTGAAATGGTCATGCATACAGTGGTCCAGGTGGGACTCTACTGGCAAGGGCTCATATAAGAACTTTTTGAAGAAATCCTACAGGTTGGAAAAGGACAGACAGTAATACTCAATGACAACATGGTCACAATGAAGGGCCAAGGGCAAATCAACAGGGAACGGCCCTTGTGTGACAGACATAGCTAATACAATAATGGAAGAAATCGGTTGCAGAGACAAGGTGAACTAGGTCTGGACCTGGAATGCTGGATGTGTGTGTCCGTTCCCACTGGCATCACTGGGTATTTTTATGGTGGGAACAGGGATACAGCAAGTCACACAGGCCTAACAGTACATGAGAAACCACCCAGAAGGTGAAAACCTTGACACATGGGAGTCCACAGCAGTAGCAAAAACAAAGGGCTACAAAATTCCACGTGGCTAAGAGGTTTATTACCAAAGCaatgtggaaaattaaaaaacaaacaaacaaaaaacagaagttgACAGAAAAACTGTAAACAATGAAAGGCATCTATTAAAGAATCTACTCTGAGGCCCAGGATCTCAAGAGGGTGCACAAGGCCAGGACTGACCTTTTTGGAGCCCTGGCACATGATAACACAGCGCCCCTCATCATCCTGCAAAGGGCGGTTGGCATGGCCCACCATCTGAAGCACGTCGTAGATAGGGTAATCCACATACCTGGTgacagagagaagaaggcaggCAAAAGGTCCGTCACCACAGAGGCCATACTCAGGAGGCTAAGACTACCTCAAtgtcaaagaataaaatgtaaacataggACACAGTGGCAAATTACAGCTGACTTCTGTATTTACGGCTTCTTGTGCTCAGGTACTAGCTTCACTTGTTTAGAGATCATTACAGTTTTCAAGTTTAAGAGCTGGGACTCTGCTGCTCAGGGTCCTTAAACCAAAGCTACCAACCCACCGAGTGCCAAAAGCAAGTAACTCCCTGTTAAAGGATCAAATATGTAAGTCAAGCTCCCCAAAGACGTGTATACTTCAAGAATTCTCAAGTCACCAGGCTTAAATCCATACCTAGACGCAGTTTTAGGCATTAAAAATAAGCCCATAAATAacagtcacttaaaaaaaaagcctgcattttgagaaaaaaaattaagagttaaaTCATTCAATTTTTTTCGGAGAAAAACGGATCCTTCTACTTCTCGTCACCACAAAGGTATGTGACTTGGACCATATCACCTTCCCAGTCTATAAAATACACGAGTTAACTACCTAATCTCCAGCTCAAACTTCCTGGTTCTCTAACTTGCTGAAATGAGAGGAAGATCATAAAAGCAAATGTGAACCTAGGTCCTAAGACTAAAAAAACTCTCCGACACCTGGCTGTGGGGGAACCTCAGCTGACTGTTTAGTTCCCTAACACTTCTTTTTCGTAATAGCTAATTTCCAGATCTTCAGATGTTATGTTCATTTTAGGAGGAAGGTTCCCGTTAATGCACAGCACAGCTAGACTCACGCATGAATCTTGCCATTGTAGTACTGGGTGTCCATGATGATCACCAGGTGGGCGGCCACATTCATGCCCCAGCAGAGACTCCGGGAAGCTACCACCACCTGGATAGCCCCTGGATAGTAGAGAGAAGAAGACTGAGTGCAGGGCTCACTGGGAGCCTCCTTCTGTGCAGATAGGGGCTTATCCTGTGCTAAGTTTCAGAACTCAGAGCAAAGCGTGCTGGGAAATGAGCCCTAATAATGTCTAAGGGTTAACACAGTACTAGAAAAGGGAGCTCTATGCTGCTGTTGCCCTGCTTGGGGGCCTATCCTAGGGGAAACAAGGTAATCTTGGGACCGAATCCGAAGCCCAGAGAAAGCCAGGGTTAGCCATCTGCCCGACACACTGGCCTTGTTGACTGGAAAAATGCTAACACCAACTCAGTCATAGGCCGGCTCAGTACACGGCAGCAAAACTGAGCTAAGTGCACATCAAACCAAATAGATTCAAGGGCCAATGAGTGCCAGTAAGTGGTTCTGGCAGGAGCATCTCCATTGCAGCTCCAACAAAGAATGTCAGAGTGACAATACTCTATGTGAAATGCCAGAGGTCAACAAGGGACAGTGGCACACAGGCCACCCAAGGGAGACTCTACCGTTTACTACATCTCTAAGGTCTAACAACCTTGGCGAATCTGGTATCCATAGAAAACCAGGTCTACTGGTCAAAGGTCTAGAAAACCAGGTTCTGAAGTAATACGACCATATGTGCCTGTTTTCTCAGCTAGCCAGTAGGGATAATATCCTACCTATACCACAAGGTTACTgggaaaatcaaatgagataatacgtAAAACAATCAGAAAAGCATTTTGAAGGTGGTAAGTGTGCAGTAGGGAAGTATCACCCACACCCTAAAGTTTCGTTCCTACCACCTGTGACACTCCCAGATACAATCTCCCTCTAGGCCACAGCACTTTTTTTCACCTGAGCTGAAGAGCTGTTCTACCAGGCGTCGCTCCATGGGGCTGAGCCCCTCGTGCAGGTAGCCCACTCCATTTAACAGTGTTTCCTTAAGCGTGCTGTCACTTAGTTTCTCCAGGTACGGGATCAGATCCTTCTCCG
This genomic stretch from Panthera uncia isolate 11264 chromosome A3 unlocalized genomic scaffold, Puncia_PCG_1.0 HiC_scaffold_12, whole genome shotgun sequence harbors:
- the CIAO1 gene encoding probable cytosolic iron-sulfur protein assembly protein CIAO1 codes for the protein MKDSLVLLARVPAHPDSRCWFLAWNPAGTLLASCGGDRRVRIWGTEGDSWICKSVLSEGHQRTVRKVAWSPCGNYLASASFDATTCIWKKNQDDFECVTTLEGHENEVKSVAWAPSGNLLATCSRDKSVWVWEVDEEDEYECVSVLNSHTQDVKHVVWHPSQELLASASYDDTVKLYREEEDDWVCYATLEGHESTVWSLAFDPSGQRLASCSDDRTVRIWRQYLPNNEQGVACSGSDPSWKCICTLSGFHSRTIYDVAWCQLTGALATACGDDAIRVFEEDPSSDPQQPTFSLTAHLPQAHSQDVNCVAWNPKEQGLLASCSDDGEVAFWKYQRPEGI